In one Epinephelus lanceolatus isolate andai-2023 chromosome 19, ASM4190304v1, whole genome shotgun sequence genomic region, the following are encoded:
- the LOC144458773 gene encoding uncharacterized protein LOC144458773, producing MEIAKATQGLTTAADMRETTKMLMQPNANWEEYLTPAPLSIAIMGELVFISSSDDFSINKNPPEKGYKYIQYPDSFRACLMQICNSGWHAFNEAHKNMDQIRLHTATVPDYMKAAVKLLFNAPDEVIDKLLPNQLENIRTIADECVTLSGSVEKKYTDVINLIQELLAACVNAERFHGEELEKVKMKIKENEIREKTATELKERSKKAMEAMEKEINEAQDSYKKAMDSLPSGWEMIGMDVVEGLSKAVTGLVNGVVNLVSSPIKTISDSAETLIDKFQGKESQNENVDVLSVGCKSAEILSIVGTLTQYLKEGKIAWQDLYDQKAQSTKTNWSQAQFKRISGALKKMKGSKLQNDALNLCELGINICEELATYKPGENWGDKKEAELIEKLKKLDEESLIFDTKSKKVLGSPALSPTSPMMSKAQSETGDQSASQRAADNARFKIEQSREQLKVTREAYEKSVERMEQNQRELTEILVEMQSCKIKEIDFETTIKMLVKGLDAMGRVKEQWEKMVRFFQMISNIVKCTLSKTLKDFVSTADDTKKLSYNNKLFVKDMLYNQAFQASNVASLVHMISGTYTEVSNKYLMDRVSSLGKLMAMDKEKPEFLQERLELQQSCTAAQEGILMLVLKNKKEFERKTDDRMAEIENGLKAILPAAPPQETERIKEIVQAGFGGGEEDYY from the coding sequence ATGGAAATTGCTAAGGCCACTCAGGGTCTCACCACTGCAGCAGATATGCGAGAGACCACAAAGATGCTGATGCAGCCTAATGCAAACTGGGAAGAGTACCTGACTCCTGCCCCCCTCTCCATCGCCATCATGGGGGAGCTCGTCTTCATCTCCTCATCTGATGACTTCTCCATCAACAAGAACCCCCCAGAGAAGGGCTACAAGTACATACAATACCCAGACTCGTTCAGGGCCTGCCTCATGCAAATCTGTAACTCAGGCTGGCATGCATTCAATGAGGCCCACAAGAATATGGATCAGATCCGCCTTCACACAGCCACAGTTCCTGATTACATGAAGGCAGCAGTCAAGCTCCTTTTCAATGCACCTGATGAAGTTATTGACAAGCTCCTGCCAAATCAGCTGGAAAACATTCGCACCATTGCAGATGAATGTGTGACACTGTCAGGCAGTGTTGAAAAGAAGTACACAGATGTCATCAACTTAATCCAGGAACTGTTGGCAGCCTGTGTCAATGCTGAACGCTTCCATGGAGAAGAGCTGGAGAAGGTGAAGATGAAGATTAAGGAAAATGAAATACGGGAGAAGACCGCCACTGAGCTTAAAGAACGGTCCAAGAAAGCAATGGAGGCCAtggaaaaggaaataaatgaagCACAAGATAGCTACAAGAAAGCAATGGACTCTCTTCCCTCCGGATGGGAAATGATTGGAATGGATGTGGTTGAAGGACTTTCAAAGGCAGTGACAGGATTGGTTAATGGAGTCGTTAACCTGGTAAGTTctccaataaaaacaatcagCGATTCAGCAGAAACACTCATAGACAAATTCCAAGGAAAGGAATCGCAAAATGAAAACGTAGATGTGCTCTCAGTCGGCTGTAAGTCTGCAGAGATTCTTTCCATTGTAGGAACTCTTACACAGTATTTGAAGGAAGGGAAAATAGCCTGGCAGGACCTGTATGATCAGAAAGCACAATCCACAAAGACAAACTGGTCTCAAGCTCAATTCAAAAGAATCTCTGGGGCCTTAAAGAAGATGAAAGGGAGCAAACTTCAGAATGATGCTCTGAACCTTTGTGAGCTGGGTATTAACATCTGTGAAGAACTGGCCACATATAAACCTGGTGAAAATTGGGGTGACAAGAAAGAAGCAGAGCTCATAGAGAAACTGAAGAAACTGGATGAAGAATCCCTCATCTTTGacaccaaaagcaaaaaagtacTGGGCTCTCCAGCTCTTTCTCCTACATCACCAATGATGAGCAAAGCACAGAGCGAAACAGGAGATCAGTCTGCcagtcagagagcagcagatAACGCTCGTTTCAAAATTGAGCAGAGCCGAGAACAACTCAAGGTAACACGGGAGGCCTATGAGAAGTCTGTGGAGAGAATGGAGCAGAATCAGAGGGAGCTGACTGAGATCTTGGTTGAAATGCAGAGCTGTAAGATCAAGGAGATTGACTTTGAAACCACCATCAAGATGCTGGTCAAGGGTCTCGATGCCATGGGCAGAGTCAAAGAGCAGTGGGAGAAGATGGTGCGCTTCTTCCAGATGATTTCTAACATCGTCAAATGCACCCTCAGCAAGACACTGAAAGATTTCGTCTCAACAGCTGATGATACAAAGAAACTCAGTTACAACAATAAACTATTTGTCAAAGACATGCTGTACAACCAGGCCTTCCAAGCCTCCAATGTTGCCAGTCTGGTCCACATGATCTCAGGGACCTACACTGAAGTGTCCAACAAGTACCTGATGGACAGAGTGAGCAGCCTGGGCAAGCTCATGGCCATGGATAAGGAGAAGCCAGAATTCCTTCAAGAGCGTTTGGAGCTGCAACAGTCCtgcacagcagctcaggaggGCATCCTTATGCTGGTCCTCAAGAACAAGAAGGAGTTTGAGAGGAAGACAGATGACAGGATGGCAGAAATAGAGAATGGTCTGAAAGCAATTCTGCCAGCTGCCCCACCCCAGGAGACTGAGAGGATCAAAGAAATAGTTCAAGCTGGGTTtggtggaggagaagaggatTACTACTAG